The following proteins are co-located in the Acidicapsa acidisoli genome:
- the pheT gene encoding phenylalanine--tRNA ligase subunit beta, with amino-acid sequence MRILTTWLRSFLPQLPVDDRQLAEDLTLRGIAVEGIHDLGSGNGSLFEMDITTNRVDAMNHYGVAREAAAIYGLALKPILAQLPAARPAESALSVQIEAEDACGRFTARVLRNVTIKSGAADGPISAEVVRYFSLLEQKQILNAVDATNFAWLAMGQPTHAFDLDKIVGGIVVRRARKGETLKTLDGVERILDPEDLIVADHAKPLALAGVMGGWDSMITTATTNVLVEAAWFDQVAVRRTARRHGLHTDASHRFERGADFKAAPLASALVSSIILESGGHIEGDLVDVTVPAVERRTAKRKPMALALSEVHRLLGATIDPEGIDAASTESILKALGCELATEAGVNWRVTLPSWRLDLDREIDLIEEVARVYGYNRFANTLPAFAGAVRELPNASVEDSLRQTLRSAGFHEAISSTFASAQDAAETAPQPGLVVPLGNPLSEEAGVMRPSLVPGMVTMIAGNLHRDVADVRLFEIGAVFSGTTDRVDERPALSIGAAGQAPQSGPHQQPRGLDFYDLKGVIEQLLTRFKTKSVYFDNFPAEAGITPPWLHPYRASRVVVEGITAGWFGQLHPRVAAARKLKEAVLVGELYLDRLFQLPVQKPAVRELSRFQPVRRDFSLLVPSSVRWAEIDATLHSLAGSGVRELVDWRVREVLPDTRPDTKPGGETKQEKTVSGEYSLLLGATFQAADRTLRDEELQGFSQQLIEAVSQVGARLRS; translated from the coding sequence ATGAGGATATTGACGACCTGGCTCCGCAGCTTTCTCCCACAACTTCCCGTCGACGACCGGCAGCTCGCCGAAGATCTTACCCTGCGCGGAATTGCTGTCGAAGGCATCCATGACCTGGGTTCCGGTAACGGGTCTCTTTTCGAGATGGACATCACCACCAACCGTGTGGACGCGATGAACCACTACGGTGTGGCGCGGGAAGCCGCGGCCATCTATGGACTGGCACTCAAGCCGATTCTGGCGCAGTTGCCTGCGGCGCGACCTGCGGAGTCCGCGCTTTCGGTTCAGATTGAGGCGGAAGATGCATGCGGACGCTTCACGGCTCGTGTTCTTCGCAATGTGACGATCAAGAGCGGGGCAGCCGACGGGCCGATTTCCGCCGAAGTCGTCCGCTACTTTTCGCTGCTGGAGCAGAAGCAGATTCTCAACGCCGTGGACGCTACCAATTTTGCGTGGCTGGCGATGGGACAGCCAACGCATGCCTTCGATCTGGACAAGATTGTGGGCGGCATTGTCGTTCGGCGCGCGCGTAAGGGCGAAACGCTGAAGACGCTCGATGGAGTTGAGCGCATCCTCGATCCGGAAGACCTGATCGTCGCCGATCACGCTAAGCCGCTCGCTCTCGCTGGCGTTATGGGTGGTTGGGATTCGATGATTACGACTGCGACGACCAATGTGCTCGTCGAGGCTGCATGGTTCGATCAGGTTGCGGTTCGCCGAACGGCACGGCGCCATGGCTTGCACACCGATGCATCCCATCGCTTCGAGCGTGGCGCGGATTTCAAGGCGGCGCCGCTCGCATCGGCGCTGGTGAGCAGCATTATCCTCGAAAGCGGCGGACATATCGAGGGCGATCTCGTGGATGTGACGGTTCCTGCAGTTGAGCGGCGCACGGCAAAGCGAAAACCCATGGCTCTCGCTTTGAGCGAAGTCCATCGGCTTCTGGGCGCGACGATCGATCCGGAAGGGATTGACGCTGCGTCTACGGAAAGCATCCTGAAGGCGCTCGGCTGCGAACTCGCAACTGAGGCAGGCGTGAACTGGCGGGTGACGCTGCCGAGTTGGCGTCTCGACCTTGACCGGGAGATCGATCTGATCGAAGAGGTCGCGCGCGTCTACGGCTATAACCGTTTTGCGAATACTCTTCCGGCCTTTGCCGGAGCTGTGCGTGAACTTCCCAATGCGTCCGTCGAAGACTCACTGCGCCAGACGCTACGTTCGGCGGGCTTCCATGAGGCTATATCGAGTACGTTTGCCTCGGCGCAGGACGCCGCGGAGACGGCTCCTCAGCCGGGGCTTGTCGTTCCGCTCGGCAATCCTCTCAGCGAAGAAGCGGGAGTCATGCGTCCCTCGCTGGTTCCCGGCATGGTTACGATGATCGCGGGTAATCTGCATCGCGACGTGGCAGATGTTCGCCTTTTCGAGATTGGAGCGGTCTTCTCTGGCACGACCGACCGGGTCGACGAGCGGCCCGCTCTGAGCATCGGGGCGGCTGGTCAGGCGCCACAGTCCGGGCCTCACCAGCAGCCGCGCGGCCTCGACTTTTACGATCTCAAGGGAGTGATCGAGCAGCTTTTGACGCGGTTCAAGACTAAGTCCGTCTACTTCGACAATTTTCCGGCGGAGGCTGGGATTACGCCTCCGTGGCTTCATCCTTACCGTGCCTCTCGCGTTGTCGTTGAGGGCATCACAGCCGGCTGGTTTGGCCAACTGCACCCGCGTGTTGCGGCGGCTCGGAAGCTGAAAGAGGCTGTGCTCGTCGGAGAACTCTACCTAGATCGCCTGTTCCAACTGCCGGTGCAGAAACCCGCAGTTCGGGAACTCTCGCGCTTTCAGCCTGTCCGCCGGGATTTTTCGCTGCTCGTGCCCAGTTCTGTCCGTTGGGCCGAAATCGATGCCACGCTGCATTCCCTGGCTGGCTCCGGCGTTCGGGAACTGGTCGACTGGAGGGTCCGGGAAGTGCTGCCAGATACCAGACCGGACACGAAGCCGGGCGG
- the pheS gene encoding phenylalanine--tRNA ligase subunit alpha, giving the protein MTTDEPQNLDNLFAQLELEVRQAAAGLSSSEAVENFRLDWVGRKQGRLKQLSDQWLKSAPVEARREIGQRFNALKTLVESLLEEAAGAGPSDAALAAEALDVTLPGTRRLMGAEHPITRTMNELIAIFAALGYSVGVGPEVETDYYNFESMNFPPGHPARDTQDTLVIANQERRSLRDRLLLRTHTSPVQMRTMEQQPPPIRIVIPGKVHRNDAADATHSPVFHQVEGLCVDTNITFSDLKGTLDYAMKALFGSSVKTRFFPSFFPFTEPSADVQISCIFCAGKGCRKCKHSGWIELLGCGMVDPAVFAFAAEKQPAYDPKKISGFAFGMGVERIAMMKYGVSDIGQFYSGDMRFLEQFV; this is encoded by the coding sequence ATGACGACCGACGAACCGCAGAATCTGGACAATTTATTCGCCCAACTGGAGCTGGAAGTCCGCCAGGCAGCCGCAGGGCTTAGTTCCTCCGAGGCGGTGGAGAACTTTCGCCTTGATTGGGTCGGCCGCAAGCAGGGCCGACTGAAGCAGCTCTCCGACCAATGGTTGAAATCAGCGCCGGTCGAAGCGCGGCGGGAGATTGGGCAGCGTTTCAACGCGCTCAAGACGCTGGTGGAGTCTCTGCTCGAAGAGGCTGCCGGCGCGGGACCGAGCGATGCCGCGCTCGCCGCAGAGGCGCTGGATGTGACTCTGCCGGGCACGCGGCGGCTGATGGGCGCCGAGCATCCGATCACGCGCACGATGAATGAGCTAATCGCCATTTTTGCGGCGCTTGGCTACTCGGTTGGCGTCGGTCCCGAGGTTGAGACGGACTATTACAACTTCGAAAGCATGAATTTTCCGCCAGGCCACCCGGCGCGCGATACGCAGGACACACTGGTGATCGCCAATCAGGAGCGCCGCAGCTTGCGTGACCGGTTGCTTCTGCGCACGCACACTTCGCCGGTGCAGATGCGCACGATGGAGCAGCAGCCGCCGCCCATCCGGATTGTGATTCCGGGTAAGGTGCACCGGAATGACGCTGCCGACGCCACGCATTCGCCTGTCTTCCACCAGGTCGAGGGGCTTTGCGTCGATACCAACATCACCTTCAGCGACCTCAAGGGAACCCTCGATTACGCGATGAAGGCGCTCTTTGGATCGAGCGTCAAGACGCGCTTCTTCCCATCGTTTTTTCCGTTTACGGAGCCATCGGCCGATGTGCAGATCAGCTGCATCTTCTGCGCCGGCAAGGGCTGCCGGAAGTGCAAGCACTCCGGCTGGATCGAACTGCTGGGATGCGGCATGGTCGACCCAGCGGTTTTCGCTTTTGCAGCGGAAAAACAGCCTGCTTATGACCCGAAAAAGATCTCCGGCTTCGCGTTTGGCATGGGTGTTGAGCGGATCGCGATGATGAAGTACGGCGTTAGCGACATTGGGCAGTTCTACTCGGGCGACATGCGCTTCCTGGAGCAGTTTGTATGA
- the rplT gene encoding 50S ribosomal protein L20, with translation MPRVKRGTKRSDRRKKILKRASGYFLTKSKLYQAAQEAVERGLKFAYTGRRQKKRQFRSLWIVRISAAAKLNNFSYSQLINGLKKAGIELDRKILADIAVKDAPGFTRLVEQAKAALEAEKTAK, from the coding sequence ATGCCTCGCGTAAAACGTGGCACAAAGCGGTCTGACCGCCGCAAAAAGATTCTCAAGCGCGCAAGTGGCTACTTCCTTACGAAATCCAAGCTGTATCAGGCAGCCCAGGAAGCCGTCGAGCGCGGACTCAAGTTTGCCTACACCGGCCGCCGCCAGAAGAAGCGCCAGTTCCGTTCGCTCTGGATCGTTCGTATCTCGGCCGCAGCCAAGCTTAACAATTTCAGCTACTCACAGTTGATCAACGGCCTCAAGAAGGCTGGCATCGAGCTGGATCGCAAAATTCTCGCCGATATCGCCGTGAAGGATGCGCCTGGCTTTACGCGCCTCGTGGAGCAAGCCAAGGCCGCTCTGGAAGCCGAGAAGACCGCGAAGTAG
- the rpmI gene encoding 50S ribosomal protein L35, which produces MPKLKTHTGAAKRFSKTGSGKIKRHQTKMRHILTSKLPKTKRKLGKSLIVSDADHEKVARMIPYA; this is translated from the coding sequence ATGCCCAAACTGAAGACCCATACGGGCGCGGCCAAGCGCTTCTCCAAGACTGGTTCCGGCAAGATCAAGCGGCACCAGACCAAGATGCGCCACATCCTTACGTCGAAGCTCCCCAAGACGAAGCGCAAGCTCGGCAAGAGCCTGATCGTCTCGGACGCTGACCACGAAAAGGTCGCCCGCATGATCCCGTACGCCTGA
- a CDS encoding carbohydrate binding family 9 domain-containing protein — MLWIGVSTGLVTNLACQAASAQEPSSQPQLTGLPTVHARMATGPINIDGKLTEPDWQTAEPMMLTQQSPHPGQATPYITDVRVLIYHDALIFGFKCHDPNPKAIQVHTLAQDGDQFGDDTVSVVLDSFGDKRTGYYFQINEAGGRLDGLIGGPGNFSTDWDGIWNARTARTPDGWSAEIWIPAQTLNFVGGNGHWGLQLDRSIVRDQTELRWASPTLDADLYDMRRAGDLEIMAPLKQGHGVEFAPYSSGTMLRDFAPTDRNWMGASGGEITWRITPELAAIVTINTDFAETEVDSRQIDITPWPLYFPEKRAFFLEGANQYLFGLGLNSTFVPFFSRNVGLLDGYNIPLNGGFKLNGHVGPWSLALLDAQTRTAYVPETVVQYLGLPSAKVDGTNLLASRVAYDVDKHLRVGAIVTHGDPEALVSNTVAGADAVWNTSEFLGKHSLQFGGWGATAQGDVPNGNREAWGLRVVYPNDLVNCTAGTNHYGEGFDPLLSFLPRPQTHQTDASCAYRPRPSPTGPFSAIRQASYELYYKRITDTSGNLQSQLFSFRPLNVTTNSGDNFAILAFADHETLTTPFAIVPSVTYPVGSYDFERYGAVLNTSPQRKIQFSNVSTVGGYYNGHLYHQTNSLNWTPFHGKVEAGVTADNYFAHTPQGSFVEKLWQFKGALSWSPDLSLSTFVQYDNVSFDLSSNTRLRWTFRPGDDFYVIWDRTWVRNTLQPGTSFDPDAESVTAKIRWTFRP; from the coding sequence ATGCTTTGGATTGGTGTCAGTACAGGTCTAGTCACCAATCTGGCCTGCCAGGCGGCTTCGGCGCAGGAGCCCTCTTCCCAACCGCAGCTGACCGGACTTCCGACCGTTCATGCACGCATGGCCACCGGGCCGATCAACATCGACGGCAAGCTGACCGAGCCGGACTGGCAGACAGCGGAACCCATGATGCTGACCCAGCAATCTCCACACCCAGGACAAGCCACGCCCTACATAACGGATGTCCGGGTGCTGATCTACCACGACGCGCTCATCTTTGGATTCAAATGCCACGACCCAAACCCAAAGGCAATTCAGGTGCATACCCTCGCTCAGGATGGGGATCAGTTCGGCGACGACACGGTTTCGGTTGTTCTCGATTCGTTTGGAGATAAGCGAACCGGGTATTACTTCCAAATCAACGAGGCAGGCGGCCGGCTGGATGGTCTGATCGGAGGGCCAGGCAACTTTTCAACTGACTGGGACGGCATCTGGAATGCGCGAACAGCGCGCACCCCGGACGGATGGTCCGCGGAAATCTGGATTCCCGCACAAACGCTCAATTTTGTCGGCGGCAACGGCCACTGGGGACTACAACTAGATCGTTCCATTGTGCGCGACCAGACGGAACTGCGCTGGGCATCGCCTACCCTTGACGCCGACCTGTACGACATGCGGAGAGCAGGCGATTTGGAAATCATGGCGCCTCTGAAGCAGGGCCACGGAGTGGAATTCGCTCCGTATTCCAGCGGTACTATGTTGCGCGACTTCGCTCCCACTGATAGGAATTGGATGGGCGCCAGCGGCGGAGAGATCACTTGGAGGATCACTCCGGAACTCGCTGCGATTGTAACCATAAACACTGACTTTGCCGAAACGGAAGTGGATTCACGCCAGATTGACATCACACCGTGGCCGCTCTATTTCCCGGAAAAGCGCGCTTTCTTTCTGGAAGGCGCAAATCAATACCTCTTCGGCCTCGGACTTAATTCGACTTTCGTTCCCTTTTTCAGCCGAAACGTCGGCCTGCTCGACGGCTACAACATTCCGCTGAATGGGGGATTCAAGCTGAATGGCCATGTCGGCCCATGGAGCCTTGCGCTGCTCGACGCACAGACCCGGACCGCCTATGTCCCTGAAACTGTGGTGCAATACCTGGGCCTGCCCTCTGCGAAAGTAGACGGCACCAATCTGCTGGCCAGCCGGGTCGCCTACGATGTGGACAAGCACCTGCGCGTCGGCGCGATCGTGACCCATGGCGACCCCGAAGCGCTGGTTTCAAACACCGTCGCCGGCGCCGACGCAGTATGGAATACCTCCGAATTCCTCGGCAAGCACAGCCTGCAATTCGGAGGATGGGGCGCGACTGCGCAGGGAGATGTTCCGAACGGCAATCGAGAAGCATGGGGATTACGTGTTGTCTATCCCAATGATCTGGTGAACTGCACTGCGGGCACCAACCATTACGGAGAAGGATTCGATCCGCTCCTGAGTTTTCTGCCGCGCCCTCAGACCCACCAGACCGACGCTTCCTGCGCCTATCGTCCGCGCCCTTCACCAACTGGCCCCTTCAGCGCGATTCGCCAAGCATCCTACGAACTCTATTACAAACGCATTACCGACACCTCAGGAAACCTCCAGTCTCAATTGTTTTCGTTCCGGCCATTGAATGTCACGACAAACTCCGGGGATAACTTTGCGATCCTGGCATTCGCCGATCACGAAACTCTCACCACGCCCTTTGCAATTGTTCCCTCGGTCACGTATCCAGTGGGATCGTATGACTTTGAGCGCTACGGAGCTGTGCTCAATACAAGCCCACAACGGAAAATTCAGTTCTCTAACGTCTCAACCGTCGGCGGATACTACAACGGGCACTTATACCACCAGACGAACTCACTGAACTGGACACCTTTCCACGGAAAGGTCGAGGCCGGCGTGACTGCCGACAATTACTTTGCCCACACGCCGCAAGGAAGCTTTGTCGAAAAGCTATGGCAATTCAAGGGCGCTTTGTCGTGGAGCCCCGATCTCTCTCTAAGCACCTTCGTGCAATACGACAATGTCTCGTTCGACCTGAGCAGCAACACCCGGCTGCGCTGGACGTTCCGCCCCGGAGACGATTTTTACGTCATCTGGGATCGAACCTGGGTACGCAACACCTTGCAGCCCGGAACCAGCTTCGATCCCGATGCGGAATCGGTCACAGCTAAGATTCGCTGGACATTCCGGCCATAG
- a CDS encoding S9 family peptidase, producing MKQTTFILWRLCLLTSFSLPMVGTAASGQELRFPNSEDLRHVKAIASPQLSPDGRDVLFTMTDATADGAKSHLLLASVAGGVSRQLTYSPSTDKRGEHNAAWAPDGSAILFLAKRGETTQLFRLPLSGGEAMPYELKVLPVVDDSKEPGFVPPAKSGAPDSDKDGAKKDDAKPEAIAINVSGFAVSPDSHWLAVWASDPETPGEKKAKDAKADAVWVNHERHGERLYLAALKSDGNLDGALKPVTLAPDVHAVSWSPQSNRIVVITELPNDASDLGPAATAWLVSTDALDKPMSLKGVPATVRDGIGWKPDGSEIVFAAQTSEDAPPGVEELFAIALPGADSSEQPEARRLMADFKGGLGFGEPVYLPDGNVLAAATEGTRMTAVRLALDGKSVPESIAQETPVVIGLSTNRKQTGWVWLASGSDHPDSLCYAASLGGECKTLATPELTTRHFSSVKSQLVQWQSDGLTIEGLLYLPPEVANKKVPLIVDVHGGPLGAWEDRYGEWTGFLVGHGWAILRPNPRGSSAYGVKFAAANKNDLGGGDFRDVMAGVDAVLKQYPIDPDKLALMGYSYGGEMAGFAEGKTDRFKAIISGAPVINQFSEYGTEHGSWYDRWYFGKPWEHVEDAWRQSPLSGASKAKTPFLLLQGEADVTDPVGQAEEMYRALRQAGVPVELVTYPREDHGPLARGIFGYPVSEPWHGFDGRQRIVDFLQKGFGEEGK from the coding sequence ATGAAACAGACAACTTTCATTCTTTGGCGTTTGTGCCTGCTCACGTCCTTTTCGTTGCCCATGGTTGGTACGGCTGCTTCAGGACAAGAACTTCGCTTTCCCAACTCCGAGGATCTTCGTCATGTGAAGGCGATTGCGTCGCCACAGCTTTCTCCCGATGGCCGAGATGTCCTGTTTACGATGACGGACGCAACTGCGGATGGGGCAAAGAGTCATCTTTTGCTGGCTTCCGTGGCGGGCGGCGTGTCACGCCAACTGACTTACTCGCCTTCGACAGACAAGCGGGGAGAGCACAATGCGGCGTGGGCTCCGGATGGCAGTGCAATCCTGTTTTTGGCGAAACGAGGAGAGACGACGCAGCTCTTTCGACTTCCTCTTTCAGGCGGAGAGGCGATGCCGTACGAGCTTAAGGTATTGCCAGTCGTGGATGACTCCAAAGAGCCGGGATTCGTTCCTCCGGCGAAGAGCGGCGCTCCCGATTCGGATAAGGATGGAGCCAAGAAGGACGATGCGAAGCCCGAAGCTATCGCGATCAATGTGAGCGGCTTCGCCGTTTCGCCGGATAGCCATTGGCTGGCGGTATGGGCGAGCGATCCGGAGACACCCGGCGAGAAGAAGGCCAAGGACGCGAAAGCTGATGCGGTGTGGGTCAATCACGAGCGCCACGGTGAGAGGCTTTATCTGGCTGCCCTAAAGTCCGATGGGAATCTTGACGGCGCGTTGAAGCCGGTCACCCTCGCGCCGGATGTTCACGCTGTCTCCTGGTCACCGCAGAGCAATCGAATCGTGGTGATCACGGAGTTGCCGAATGACGCCAGCGACCTGGGTCCGGCAGCAACGGCGTGGCTGGTGAGCACGGATGCGCTGGACAAACCTATGTCATTGAAGGGCGTTCCGGCGACCGTTCGCGACGGCATCGGGTGGAAGCCGGACGGCAGCGAGATTGTGTTTGCCGCGCAGACTTCGGAAGATGCGCCTCCAGGGGTAGAAGAGTTGTTCGCCATTGCACTGCCTGGCGCGGATTCATCCGAGCAGCCGGAGGCTCGGCGTCTGATGGCGGATTTCAAGGGCGGACTTGGCTTCGGAGAGCCGGTGTATCTGCCGGACGGCAATGTTTTGGCGGCTGCGACGGAGGGAACGAGGATGACCGCAGTGCGCCTCGCTCTCGATGGCAAGAGCGTGCCGGAATCTATCGCTCAAGAGACTCCGGTCGTCATTGGCCTGAGCACCAACCGGAAGCAAACGGGCTGGGTCTGGCTTGCGTCGGGAAGCGACCATCCGGATTCGCTTTGCTATGCGGCGTCGCTCGGTGGAGAATGCAAGACGCTTGCGACTCCGGAGCTGACGACGCGGCACTTTAGCAGCGTGAAATCCCAACTCGTGCAGTGGCAGAGCGATGGCCTGACAATTGAGGGACTGCTTTATCTGCCGCCGGAGGTTGCTAATAAGAAGGTTCCGCTGATTGTCGATGTGCATGGCGGGCCGCTGGGTGCCTGGGAGGACCGCTATGGCGAGTGGACGGGGTTCCTCGTCGGCCACGGATGGGCAATTCTGCGCCCCAATCCGCGCGGATCGAGCGCTTACGGCGTGAAATTTGCCGCGGCAAACAAGAATGATCTTGGCGGCGGAGATTTTCGCGATGTGATGGCTGGCGTCGATGCGGTTCTCAAGCAATACCCGATCGACCCGGACAAGCTGGCGTTGATGGGCTACAGCTATGGTGGAGAAATGGCCGGTTTCGCGGAGGGCAAGACGGACCGGTTCAAGGCAATCATCAGCGGCGCTCCGGTCATTAATCAGTTCAGTGAATACGGCACGGAACACGGCTCGTGGTATGACCGCTGGTACTTCGGCAAGCCGTGGGAGCATGTCGAGGATGCATGGCGGCAAAGCCCGCTCTCCGGCGCAAGCAAGGCCAAGACGCCATTCCTGCTGTTACAAGGTGAAGCGGATGTCACCGATCCGGTAGGGCAGGCGGAGGAGATGTACCGAGCGCTTAGGCAGGCCGGAGTCCCGGTTGAACTGGTCACATACCCGCGCGAAGATCATGGGCCGTTGGCGCGCGGTATATTCGGTTACCCGGTTTCGGAGCCATGGCACGGCTTTGACGGGCGGCAACGCATCGTCGATTTTCTGCAAAAGGGGTTTGGCGAAGAAGGGAAGTAG
- the infC gene encoding translation initiation factor IF-3 — translation MESRRGTIALDKRSAKQFIRINERIRAREIRVIDENGEQMGILPPFEALKIARERGLDLVEVSPNAIPPVCRIQDYGRFLYEKDKSESAARKKQKVIVVKEVKFSVTVDEHDYQTKKNQAVRFLNDGDKVKASLRFRGRQMAHRELGYNIINRLIQDIGEAGIVEFMPRMEGTILHAIIAPSKKAEPAKPKPTAALTQTPVAKAPAANSPQA, via the coding sequence ATTGAATCACGGAGGGGAACCATCGCACTCGACAAGCGTTCAGCAAAGCAGTTTATTCGCATCAACGAAAGAATCCGCGCGCGGGAGATCCGCGTTATTGATGAAAATGGGGAGCAGATGGGCATTTTGCCTCCCTTCGAGGCACTGAAGATCGCCCGCGAGCGTGGGCTTGATCTTGTGGAAGTCTCACCCAATGCGATCCCTCCTGTTTGTCGAATCCAGGATTACGGGCGCTTCCTTTACGAAAAGGACAAGAGCGAAAGCGCCGCGCGCAAGAAGCAAAAGGTCATCGTTGTCAAAGAGGTCAAATTCTCTGTGACCGTTGACGAGCATGACTACCAGACAAAAAAAAATCAGGCAGTCCGCTTCCTCAACGACGGCGACAAGGTCAAGGCCAGCCTTCGCTTCCGTGGCCGTCAGATGGCGCACCGCGAACTCGGCTACAACATCATCAATCGCCTCATTCAGGACATTGGAGAGGCCGGTATCGTTGAATTTATGCCGCGCATGGAAGGGACTATCCTGCACGCCATCATCGCACCATCCAAGAAGGCGGAGCCGGCGAAGCCCAAGCCCACTGCCGCGCTAACCCAGACTCCAGTGGCGAAGGCTCCGGCAGCGAACTCACCACAGGCATAA
- a CDS encoding NAD(P)-dependent oxidoreductase, which yields MHIALYGATGQSGSRILTELLARGHQVTTVVRNPAKLSARRGLTVVQGDVSTVDTIAEKIKGADAVVSAYAPPADETDQLIPVTGRFIEAVKQAGVPRLIIVGGAGSLEVAPGVTVIESGHLPAQWLPIAISHQKTLDLIRKSEINWTYFSPAGFFVPGERTGKFRLGTDQLIANEQGDSRISLEDYAIALVDELESPKRERQRFTIGY from the coding sequence ATGCACATCGCCCTCTACGGAGCCACCGGCCAATCCGGCAGCCGCATTCTTACGGAACTCTTGGCGCGTGGCCATCAGGTGACCACAGTCGTCCGTAACCCCGCCAAACTTTCAGCGCGACGGGGCCTCACTGTCGTGCAAGGCGACGTCTCCACTGTCGACACCATCGCGGAGAAGATCAAAGGGGCGGATGCCGTGGTGAGCGCCTACGCTCCGCCCGCCGACGAGACCGATCAACTCATCCCGGTCACTGGCCGTTTCATTGAGGCAGTCAAGCAGGCCGGCGTGCCGCGCCTCATCATCGTCGGTGGCGCAGGCAGCCTGGAAGTCGCGCCAGGTGTAACCGTAATCGAGAGCGGCCACCTGCCTGCCCAATGGCTGCCTATCGCCATTTCGCATCAAAAAACGCTCGATCTGATCAGGAAGTCCGAGATCAACTGGACCTACTTCAGCCCCGCCGGATTCTTCGTTCCCGGCGAACGGACAGGCAAATTCCGTCTGGGCACCGACCAACTCATCGCCAACGAGCAGGGCGACAGCAGAATCTCCCTGGAAGACTATGCGATTGCGCTGGTCGACGAACTCGAGTCTCCAAAGCGCGAGCGCCAGCGCTTCACCATCGGCTACTGA
- a CDS encoding dienelactone hydrolase family protein, with product MRTQRSFSSLRRALLLLAAFGFLATATTGLIAQDWAKQKLDKSPRHREWVTVKHGDRSVQAFVVYPEVKGKAPVVVLIHEIFGLSDWARSMADDLAAAGYIVIAPDLLSGFGPNGGGSSAFPDQDAAVKAVSGLNPETVTADLDATADFAKKLPASNGKLAVVGFCWGGGKSFAYATHRHDLNAAFVFYGPGPDAEAIKSIQAPVYAFYAGNDGRIGATVPATTEAMKAAGKKYEPVSYEGAGHGFMRAGEAPDASPENKKAREEGMKRLTMLLKNM from the coding sequence ATGAGAACACAGCGGTCTTTCTCCTCCCTTCGACGTGCGCTTCTGCTTCTCGCAGCGTTTGGATTTCTGGCCACGGCGACGACCGGGCTCATTGCCCAGGATTGGGCCAAGCAGAAGCTAGACAAGTCGCCGCGCCATCGCGAGTGGGTGACGGTCAAGCACGGCGACCGCTCGGTGCAGGCCTTTGTTGTTTACCCGGAAGTCAAGGGAAAGGCGCCGGTTGTGGTCCTGATCCACGAGATCTTTGGGCTCAGCGACTGGGCGCGCAGCATGGCGGACGATCTCGCCGCTGCTGGATATATTGTGATTGCGCCGGATTTGCTTTCTGGTTTTGGGCCGAATGGCGGCGGCAGCAGCGCATTTCCCGATCAGGATGCTGCCGTGAAGGCAGTTTCGGGGCTGAATCCGGAGACTGTTACGGCGGATCTGGACGCGACGGCGGACTTTGCGAAGAAGCTGCCCGCTTCAAACGGCAAGCTGGCCGTGGTCGGTTTTTGCTGGGGTGGCGGCAAGTCGTTTGCTTATGCGACGCATCGCCATGATCTGAACGCGGCTTTCGTGTTTTACGGTCCCGGCCCCGATGCTGAGGCGATCAAGTCGATCCAGGCTCCGGTGTATGCCTTTTACGCGGGCAACGACGGGCGTATCGGAGCGACAGTGCCAGCGACGACAGAGGCGATGAAAGCGGCAGGGAAAAAGTACGAGCCGGTGAGCTATGAAGGTGCTGGCCACGGCTTCATGCGTGCCGGGGAGGCTCCCGATGCGAGCCCGGAGAATAAGAAGGCGCGGGAAGAGGGGATGAAGCGCCTGACTATGTTGCTAAAGAATATGTAG